The Gemmatimonadota bacterium genome contains the following window.
AATTTGGCGTGATTGACGAGTTCCATCGGATCTGCGGGAATGTTGTACAGCTCGACACGACTTCTGTCCGGGTTGAGAAGCAGCTTCCAGTCACCCTCTCGGATTGAAAGGATCGGACTTTTGTGAAGGCAATGGCCGTGAACCCGAAATCGCCACTCCCACATCAACGGCGTCGTGCGATCTACCGAGTTACCTCGAAAGGCGGCTGTCATATCCTCGCCCTGCAGACCAATGTTGTCGGGAATTTCTACACCAGCGATGGAACAAAAAGTAGGCAACAGATCTACAGCACATAAGGGCGTCTTGTTGTCAACTTTGCCTTTTGGTCCGCCACTGCCTGGCCACCGAAGAATGAAAGGGGTTCTCACACCACCTTCGTAGAGGCTTCTTTTTCGACCTCGAAAGGGACCAGAAGAACCGACGCCACTGTGTGACGCATTTCGAACGTGGATATCCTCAGGGCCGTTGTCAGCTGAGAAGATGACAATCGTGTTGTCGGAAAGGCCCAGTTGATCCAGCCGATCCATGAGCCGGCCAATGTGGTAATCCGCGTTGGTAACGACAGAATAGTAGATGCGTAGTGCACCTTTGTGTTTGTCTTCCAGGCCTTGAGCGGTAAAATTCATATAGGGTTCCATCTGCTCCTCTGTAGGATCCAGAGTGGCGTGGGTGTCAAGCAACCACGCTTGAACAAAGAAAGGCTCATCTTGATGTCTTTCGATGAAGGATATGGTTTCATCTATAATTACCTCTGTGGATTGAGACCTGCCTTCGGGAATCTCAATGGGGGGTCCGACCGCATTGAATGTTTTGGATTCGTCAATTCCATAAGCCGTGGTATTGGGTGCTTCTTCGCCACTTCCCAGGTGCCACTTGCC
Protein-coding sequences here:
- a CDS encoding sulfatase-like hydrolase/transferase; this encodes LDRLASQGILFSQFYVCSGVCSPSRAAVMTGRFPAHWGIHGHFARHEQNALRGMPDWLDPDATTITGLLQQSGYAVGHFGKWHLGSGEEAPNTTAYGIDESKTFNAVGPPIEIPEGRSQSTEVIIDETISFIERHQDEPFFVQAWLLDTHATLDPTEEQMEPYMNFTAQGLEDKHKGALRIYYSVVTNADYHIGRLMDRLDQLGLSDNTIVIFSADNGPEDIHVRNASHSGVGSSGPFRGRKRSLYEGGVRTPFILRWPGSGGPKGKVDNKTPLCAVDLLPTFCSIAGVEIPDNIGLQGEDMTAAFRGNSVDRTTPLMWEWRFRVHGHCLHKSPILSIREGDWKLLLNPDRSRVELYNIPADPMELVNHAKFEETLVKQMSEQVMDWQATLPEGPIDDDAGSNAYPWPGTIFQS